From the Geothermobacter hydrogeniphilus genome, one window contains:
- a CDS encoding DUF2061 domain-containing protein: protein MESTQRSLAKAISWRIIATVITALIAYAMTGEMTFAAQIGLADTCLKFFVYVGHERLWNRISFGREKQQPEYYI, encoded by the coding sequence ATGGAATCAACGCAGCGCAGCCTGGCCAAGGCCATTTCATGGCGCATTATCGCAACGGTCATCACCGCCCTGATCGCCTATGCCATGACCGGCGAAATGACCTTCGCCGCCCAGATCGGGTTGGCTGACACCTGCCTGAAGTTTTTTGTTTACGTCGGCCACGAACGTCTCTGGAACCGCATCTCCTTCGGCCGCGAAAAACAGCAGCCCGAATACTACATTTAA
- a CDS encoding phosphoadenylyl-sulfate reductase, giving the protein MGHTAARLTTNDPPAAEEILRQGIAQAGGPVALACSFSVEDVAVIDLATRAGLPLGVFAIDTGRLPEETYIVAETVSQRYGLSIEWYFPQAEAVQQLERQKGLFSFRESLENRHQCCAVRKVEPLRRALSGLSGWVTGMRRAQSVTRNDILPIEVDRAHDGLLKINPLCDWSERQLWDYAREQRIPIHKLHRQGYPSIGCAPCTRAVKEGEDVRAGRWWWENPEHKECGLHR; this is encoded by the coding sequence ATGGGACATACCGCCGCAAGGTTGACAACCAACGACCCGCCCGCTGCGGAGGAAATCCTGCGGCAGGGTATCGCGCAAGCCGGGGGACCGGTGGCGCTGGCCTGTTCGTTCAGCGTTGAGGATGTCGCCGTTATCGACCTGGCGACCCGGGCGGGGCTGCCCCTCGGGGTCTTTGCCATCGACACCGGTCGTCTGCCGGAGGAAACCTACATCGTCGCCGAAACGGTTTCCCAGCGCTATGGACTGTCGATCGAATGGTATTTCCCCCAGGCCGAAGCGGTTCAACAGCTGGAACGGCAAAAAGGGCTCTTCTCCTTCCGTGAAAGCCTGGAAAACCGCCACCAATGCTGTGCGGTCCGCAAGGTCGAGCCGCTGCGACGTGCCCTGTCCGGGCTGTCCGGCTGGGTCACCGGCATGCGCCGCGCCCAGAGCGTGACCCGCAACGACATCCTGCCGATCGAGGTTGACCGGGCCCATGACGGCCTGTTGAAAATCAACCCGCTCTGCGACTGGAGTGAACGTCAGCTGTGGGATTATGCCCGCGAGCAACGGATTCCGATCCACAAACTGCACCGGCAGGGCTATCCGAGCATCGGCTGCGCCCCCTGCACCCGCGCCGTCAAGGAGGGAGAAGATGTCCGGGCCGGCCGCTGGTGGTGGGAAAACCCGGAGCACAAGGAATGCGGGCTGCATCGGTAA
- the cysD gene encoding sulfate adenylyltransferase subunit CysD, translating to MTHLEQLEAESIHIIREVAAEFENPVMLYSIGKDSAVMLHLARKAFYPARPPFPLMHVDTTWKFREMIAFRDRMAAEYGFELIIHTNEEGVRQQVSPFTHGSALYTDVMKTEGLKQALDKYKFDAAFGGARRDEEKSRAKERIFSFRNKHHRWDPKSQRPELWNIYNAKVQPGESIRTFPLSNWTELDVWQYIYSENIPIVPLYYAKVRPVVERDGLLIMVDDDRLQLRPGEKIEYKSVRFRTLGCYPLTGAVESTAATLPEIIQEMLLTRTSERQGRAIDHDQAGSMEKKKAEGYF from the coding sequence ATGACACATTTGGAACAACTCGAAGCAGAGAGCATTCACATCATTCGCGAGGTGGCGGCCGAGTTCGAAAACCCGGTGATGCTCTATTCCATCGGCAAGGATTCGGCGGTGATGCTGCACCTGGCGCGCAAGGCCTTCTACCCGGCCCGCCCCCCCTTCCCGCTGATGCATGTCGACACCACCTGGAAATTCCGCGAGATGATCGCATTCCGTGACCGAATGGCCGCTGAATACGGCTTTGAACTGATCATTCACACCAACGAGGAGGGCGTGCGGCAGCAGGTCTCGCCCTTCACCCACGGCAGCGCCCTCTACACCGACGTGATGAAGACCGAGGGGCTCAAGCAGGCACTCGACAAGTACAAGTTCGATGCCGCCTTCGGCGGCGCGCGCCGCGACGAGGAGAAATCCCGCGCCAAGGAGCGGATCTTCTCCTTCCGCAACAAGCATCACCGCTGGGATCCGAAAAGCCAGCGCCCGGAGCTGTGGAACATCTACAACGCCAAGGTTCAGCCGGGAGAAAGCATCCGCACATTTCCCCTCTCCAACTGGACCGAACTCGACGTCTGGCAGTACATCTACAGCGAAAACATCCCCATCGTGCCGCTCTACTACGCCAAGGTGCGCCCGGTGGTCGAGCGGGACGGTCTGCTGATCATGGTCGATGATGATCGCCTGCAGCTGCGTCCCGGGGAAAAAATCGAGTACAAGTCGGTGCGTTTCCGTACCCTCGGCTGCTACCCGCTGACCGGCGCCGTCGAATCGACCGCCGCCACCCTGCCGGAAATCATCCAGGAGATGCTGCTGACCCGCACCTCCGAGCGCCAGGGCCGGGCCATCGACCACGACCAGGCCGGATCGATGGAGAAGAAGAAGGCGGAAGGGTATTTTTAA